The following coding sequences are from one Gossypium raimondii isolate GPD5lz chromosome 4, ASM2569854v1, whole genome shotgun sequence window:
- the LOC105766723 gene encoding polyadenylation and cleavage factor homolog 4, with the protein MENPRRSFDRSREPGLKKPRLTEDLTPNPNIRHFSQRTNPVGPASGLRFRSNDSDTNDLTRGDGGAYEPQPVSHQQQHLQQQELVSQYKTALAELTFNSKPIITNLTIIAGENVHAAKAVAATVCANILEVPSDQKLPSLYLLDSIVKNIGRDYIKCFAARLPEVFCKAYRQVDAPLHQSMRHLFGTWKGVFPLQTLQVIEKELGFTPLVNGSSSGNTTSRMDTLSQRPLQSIHVNPKYLEKQRLQQSSRAKGMVNDMAGTLANSKESERPDRGRSIAGLSYGDHSVKMNTPAGIEVRRTRGNVTDQGLDAPWFGATSSITETIPSQRNGFNIKPGSLNYSTSKSVNADPRLQVTHNISGRNSSGLSSSWKNSEEEEFMWEMHSRLSEHDAANFSNNLRRDRWTPDVSEKMDFESQLHRPQSIHDAGSRFDRETSADALSTEQDKTSFGRQISTACTDGLPAMSSRRTESYSATVGGLPTGASSSPTSIGMRPQTNSSHLGASGVEILANVASGSTGTSGKQRFQPMGTASPPEQSPMRQHLPSPSFPARHPHQQLQKLTDPDYQQAVSLPPADLKPSNFSGKLNVGSHRRSPHTSASSLHPSLRSPLSQPPQQDSVQAESSGQIQKPLPSQISKLEAASTLGSALEHSNPLAIQSSELSSTSSLLAAVMKSGILSSTSFTGSLPTKISQDGGQISQPPVPNRPPAVLTTSGLMLDSAISSGSATHDSIAATPNSSREKVEQLPLPPGPPPSSLVTNAPSPTSDAESKDTNPISNLLSSLVAKGLISASKKGAASLPMPNQIQKSLGIERPTESLNKSSDIQSSSDAPRSSTMDEVSHAEPAPKCSVASHQSTSTEVESFIGLELRPDVIREFHSSVISGLSDDLPHCCSLCGLRLKLQGKLDRHLEWHEMKKTASRGSGRALRGWYPKSDDWLAGKPGQLVFGSTGSLNKLEKTTEKAELMVPADENQCACLLCGKLFEDYFSLNRGEWMFKGAAYLAIPSKEGGVGTTYGCAAYGPIVHANCMSESSVQDLGLSGDIKVEMEE; encoded by the exons ATGGAGAATCCGCGTAGATCATTTGATAGATCAAGAGAACCTGGTTTGAAAAAACCACGGTTAACTGAAGACCTCACTCCGAACCCTAATATCCGGCATTTTTCTCAACGAACGAACCCAGTTGGTCCCGCCTCTGGTTTGAGATTCCGGTCCAATGATTCCGACACCAATGATTTGACCCGTGGCGACGGTGGAGCTTACGAGCCACAACCAGTGTCACATCAGCAGCAACACCTCCAACAACAAGAGTTAGTTAGCCAGTATAAGACGGCGTTAGCTGAGCTCACTTTTAACTCGAAACCAATTATTACTAACTTGACAATAATCGCTGGCGAGAATGTTCATGCCGCCAAGGCCGTTGCTGCTACTGTCTGCGCTAATATTCTTGAG GTTCCCAGTGACCAAAAACTGCCATCACTCTATCTTTTAGATAGTATTGTAAAGAATATTGGGAGAGACTACATTAAATGTTTTGCTGCCAGATTACCTGAG GTGTTCTGCAAAGCATATAGACAAGTTGATGCTCCCTTGCATCAGAGCATGCGACATCTTTTTGGAACCTGGAAAGGGGTATTCCCTCTTCAGACTCTCCAAGTGATTGAAAAGGAACTTGGCTTCACTCCTTTGGTAAATGGTTCATCTTCAGGAAACACAACATCTAGAATGGACACACTGTCACAGCGTCCACTACAAAGCATTCATGTAAACCCAAAGTATCTAGAGAAGCAGCGTCTTCAACAATCAAGCAGG GCAAAAGGTATGGTCAATGATATGGCTGGGACTTTGGCCAACTCAAAGGAGTCTGAGAGGCCAGATAGAGGACGCAGCATAGCTGGACTGTCATACGGAGATCATTCTGTTAAAATGAAT ACTCCAGCTGGCATAGAAGTTAGAAGAACCAGGGGGAATGTTACGGATCAGGGGCTTGATGCGCCTTGGTTTGGAGCTACAAGCAGCATTACTGAGACTATTCCCAGCCAGAGGAATGGTTTCAACATTAAGCCTGGATCTCTAAATTACTCAACATCCAAATCAGTGAATGCTGATCCTCGTTTACAGGTAACACATAACATTTCTGGTAGAAACAGCAGTGGGTTGTCTAGCAGCTGGAAAAACTCTGAGGAGGAGGAGTTTATGTGGGAGATGCACTCTAGGTTGTCTGAACATGATGCGGCCAACTTCTCTAATAACTTGAGGAGAGATCGTTGGACTCCTGATGTTTCAGAAAAAATG GATTTTGAAAGTCAGCTCCACAGACCTCAAAGCATTCATGATGCGGGGTCAAGGTTTGATAGAGAGACTTCTGCTGATGCATTATCCACTGAGCAGGACAAAACTTCATTTGGGCGTCAGATTTCTACTGCATGTACAGATGGTTTGCCTGCTATGAGTTCAAGACGTACCGAAAGCTATTCTGCTACTGTTGGTGGGTTGCCTACTGGTGCAAGTTCTTCCCCGACCAGTATAGGAATGCGACCACAAACAAATTCATCCCATTTGGGAGCCTCAGGCGTCGAGATTTTGGCGAATGTGGCATCAGGATCCACAGGTACTTCAGGAAAGCAGCGTTTTCAGCCCATGGGAACTGCATCACCTCCTGAACAGTCTCCTATGCGCCAACATTTACCTTCACCTTCTTTTCCTGCTCGCCATCCCCATCAACAGCTACAGAAATTGACTGATCCAGACTATCAGCAAGCTGTTTCCCTGCCTCCGGCTGATCTGAAACCATCCAATTTTTCAGGGAAGTTAAATGTTGGGTCTCATAGACGCTCTCCTCATACTTCTGCTTCTTCTTTGCATCCTAGCCTTCGTTCTCCCCTTTCACAGCCACCACAACAAGACTCTGTGCAGGCTGAATCTTCTGGTCAGATTCAGAAGCCTCTTCCGTCTCAAATCTCCAAATTAGAAGCAGCCTCAACACTTGGAAGTGCATTGGAGCATTCCAATCCTCTTGCAATTCAATCTTCAGAATTATCAAGTACGAGTAGTCTATTAGCTGCTGTAATGAAGAGTGGAATCCTCTCCAGCACTTCATTTACTGGCAGCCTTCCGACTAAGATTTCTCAAGATGGGGGGCAAATTTCTCAGCCTCCAGTCCCAAATCGGCCTCCTGCTGTTTTAACAACCTCAGGTTTGATGCTTGATAGTGCAATTTCATCTGGTTCTGCAACCCATGATTCAATAGCAGCTACTCCAAATAGTTCCCGGGAAAAAGTAGAACAGCTGCCACTGCCTCCTGGACCACCACCTTCATCTCTTGTTACTAATGCCCCATCACCAACTTCTGATGCTGAAAGCAAGGATACAAATCCTATATCCAACCTTCTGAGCTCATTAGTTGCCAAAGGTTTGATATCTGCGTCAAAGAAGGGTGCTGCATCTCTTCCTATGCCCAACCAAATACAAAAGAGCCTAGGAATTGAGAGGCCAACTGAATCACTGAACAAGAGTTCAGACATTCAGAGTTCATCTGATGCTCCTCGATCCTCCACAATGGATGAGGTATCACATGCTGAACCTGCTCCGAAATGTTCAGTTGCCTCACATCAGTCCACCTCAACAGAAGTAGAAAGCTTCATAGGATTAGAACTCAGGCCAGATGTAATCAGAGAATTTCATTCATCTGTGATCAGTGGATTGTCGGATGACCTTCCACATTGTTGCAGCTTATGTGGTCTTCGACTTAAGCTTCAGGGAAAGCTTGATAGACACTTAGAGTGGCATGAAATGAAGAAGACTGCATCAAGAGGTTCTGGTAGGGCATTGAGGGGATGGTACCCAAAGTCAGATGATTGGCTTGCTGGAAAGCCTGGGCAATTGGTATTTGGTTCCACTGGTTCTCTGAACAAGTTGGAAAAGACAACAGAAAAGGCTGAGCTTATGGTTCCTGCAGATGAAAATCAGTGTGCATGCTTGTTATGCGGCAAGCTATTTGAAGATTATTTTAGCCTGAACAGGGGTGAATGGATGTTTAAGGGAGCAGCATACTTGGCTATCCCATCAAAGGAGGGTGGGGTGGGAACTACTTATGGCTGTGCAGCCTACGGCCCCATTGTGCATGCAAATTGCATGTCAGAAAGTTCAGTTCAGGATTTGGGACTGTCTGGTGATATTAAAGTG GAAATGGAAGAATAA